In a single window of the Coffea eugenioides isolate CCC68of chromosome 3, Ceug_1.0, whole genome shotgun sequence genome:
- the LOC113766189 gene encoding pirin-like protein, which translates to MGVHSPVYTRTPTMYLDFALKPRAQYHQSIPESWNAFVYTIDGEGVFGIPNSSPVAAHHALLLGPGEGLSVWNRSSRPLRFVLIGGQPLNEPVVQYGPFVMNTQAEIDQTVEDYHYAKNGFEMARHWRSN; encoded by the coding sequence ATGGGAGTCCATTCTCCGGTTTACACGCGAACCCCAACAATGTACTTGGATTTCGCTCTGAAACCAAGAGCTCAATATCATCAAAGCATCCCAGAATCCTGGAATGCTTTTGTGTACACAATTGATGGAGAAGGGGTGTTTGGAATACCGAATTCATCACCTGTTGCTGCTCACCATGCTTTGCTTTTGGGTCCTGGAGAAGGCCTCAGTGTATGGAACAGGTCTTCCAGGCCACTGAGATTTGTTCTAATAGGAGGGCAGCCACTGAATGAACCAGTAGTTCAATATGGTCCTTTTGTCATGAATACACAGGCTGAAATTGATCAAACTGTAGAGGATTATCATTATGCCAAGAATGGCTTTGAAATGGCAAGGCACTGGAGGTCAAACTAA
- the LOC113766188 gene encoding putative late blight resistance protein homolog R1B-12: MRGTADIPALLLAHFEVVALTAARLSYMCSFWDDDEENQNPGFYSRSTCSFKLLSIRAVDFHVYEIYKEVLAASNSSASLHTPRMQDKQILSNFNDSLISCLWELLCYSSSLMDSMKDEMHTLYARLRFLRSILREQQEKMDEQNEKIGALLSEASIIICSPSLNRVKEGEVSFSESTEAPDCYDMLANTNIHIKHFKDQISGSSTIQSLPNSFHSLRAPEVSQTSSRMLSKGKMPIDHEVMVGLDDEGEQGIEPLIKEFKDRLSVSSTIQSLPNSSHSLRAPEVSQTSSRMLSKGKTPIAREVMVGLDDEAAKVIERLVWGSEQVEIVPIVGMAGLGKTTLAKKVYNNSSVTCHFHIRLWCTVSQEFNMKNVLLQILCSDGKHSRKDELQNLDEHALLKKFYQRVLKNRYLVVFDDVWDIEVWNELRTAFPNDKNGSRIIFTSRFSNVQYGGEPHYLHPLSEKQSFELLQKKVFGEDEECPQALHGLGMEIAEKCWGLPLALVVVAGVLATIDHDILVWKKFAESLTSTMVSGTDQWKKSLELSYEHLPDHLKDCLLYFAAFREDEKIGAKSLMRLWIAEGFVEIIEGKRSEDTAEEYLMDLIGRNLVMVGKNRSIGGVKTCYIHDLIFEFCKGEAKEKKFLQVLRGYDELSTFNEPPNLPRLSICSSGEDFSQWIS; encoded by the coding sequence ATGCGAGGAACCGCAGATATTCCTGCTTTGCTATTGGCTCACTTTGAAGTGGTGGCTTTGACCGCAGCACGCCTCTCTTACATGTGTTCATTTTGGGATGATGATGAGGAAAATCAAAATCCTGGGTTCTACTCCAGAAGTACTTGCAGCTTCAAACTCCTCAGCATCAGAGCGGTTGATTTTCATGTCTACGAGATTTACAAGGAAGTACTTGCAGCTTCAAACTCCTCAGCATCATTACATACACCAAGGATGCAGGATAAGCAGATACTGAGCAACTTCAATGACTCTCTGATAAGTTGTCTCTGGGAGCTGTTATGCTATAGTTCAAGCTTAATGGATTCTATGAAAGATGAAATGCACACACTCTATGCACGACTGAGGTTCTTGAGAAGCATTTTAAGGGAGCAGCAGGAGAAGATGGATGAACAAAACGAAAAAATTGGTGCTCTTCTTAGTGAGGCAAGCATTATAATTTGCTCGCCTTCTCTAAACAGAGTGAAGGAAGGAGAAGTTAGCTTCTCAGAATCCACAGAGGCCCCTGACTGTTATGATATGCTGGCTAATACCAACATCCATATCAAGCATTTTAAGGATCAGATCAGTGGCTCAAGTACCATACAGAGTCTTCCTAATTCCTTTCATAGCTTAAGAGCACCAGAAGTTAGCCAGACTTCCAGCCGCATGCTATCAAAAGGTAAAATGCCAATAGACCATGAAGTCATGGTTGGTCTTGATGATGAGGGAGAACAAGGAATTGAACCACTTATCAAGGAGTTTAAGGATCGGCTCAGTGTCTCAAGTACTATACAGAGTCTTCCTAATTCCTCTCATAGCTTAAGAGCACCAGAAGTTAGCCAGACTTCCAGCCGCATGCTATCAAAAGGTAAAACGCCAATAGCTCGTGAAGTCATGGTTGGTCTTGATGATGAGGCAGCAAAAGTAATTGAACGACTTGTATGGGGATCAGAACAGGTGGAAATTGTTCCCATTGTGGGAATGGCTGGGCTTGGTAAGACGACTTTAGCCAAAAAAGTTTACAATAATAGTTCAGTAACCTGTCACTTCCACATTCGTCTTTGGTGCACTGTTTCTCAAGAATTTAACATGAAAAATGTTTTACTTCAAATTTTGTGCTCTGATGGCAAACATTCTAGGAAGGATGAGCTTCAAAATCTGGATGAACATGCGTTGCTTAAAAAGTTCTATCAAAGGGTATTGAAGAATCGGtatcttgttgtttttgatGATGTCTGGGACATTGAGGTATGGAATGAGCTGAGAACTGCATTCCCCAATGACAAGAATGGAAGTAGAATCATCTTTACGAGTCGATTTTCTAATGTTCAATATGGTGGAGAACCTCACTATCTTCACCCACTCAGTGAGAAACAAAGTTTCGAATTGCTGCAGAAGAAGGTGTTTGGAGAAGATGAAGAATGTCCTCAAGCATTGCATGGATTGGGAATGGAGATTGCTGAAAAGTGCTGGGGATTGCCACTTGCACTTGTTGTTGTAGCTGGAGTCCTAGCAACTATAGATCATGatattttggtttggaaaaaaTTTGCTGAAAGTTTAACTTCAACCATGGTGTCTGGTACAGACCAGTGGAAGAAGTCCTTGGAGCTCAGTTATGAGCATCTACCAGATCACTTGAAGGATTGCTTGCTGTATTTTGCTGCATTTCGAGAAGATGAAAAAATTGGTGCCAAGAGTTTGATGCGTCTATGGATTGCAGAAGGGTTTGTGGAAATAATTGAAGGAAAGAGATCAGAGGATACTGCAGAAGAATATTTGATGGACCTAATTGGCCGAAACCTAGTCATGGTAGGTAAGAACAGATCCATTGGTGGAGTCAAAACTTGTTACATTCACGATTTGATATTTGAGTTCTGTAAGGGCGAggcgaaagaaaagaaatttcttcaggTCCTGCGAGGTTATGATGAGCTTTCTACCTTTAATGAGCCTCCCAACCTACCTCGGTTGTCCATTTGCTCCAGTGGAGAAGATTTTAGCCAGTGGATATCATAA